In a single window of the Daphnia carinata strain CSIRO-1 chromosome 4, CSIRO_AGI_Dcar_HiC_V3, whole genome shotgun sequence genome:
- the LOC130695290 gene encoding dihydropyrimidine dehydrogenase [NADP(+)]-like yields MDNLGLSRDVADIENILALNPKIKPFASLVPSAETKKIKKHWKRNEDKNCQSCGPPDLFQNFDDIKHTTLSERAAVREAARCLKCADAPCQKSCPTQLDVKSFIGSISTKNYYGAAKAIFSDNPLGLTCGMVCPTSDLCVGGCNLYASEEGPINIGGLQQFATEMFKLMKIPQIHSPDLAIEDLGPGYRSKIALLGCGPASISCATFLARMGYSDLTIFEKNESIGGLSSSEIPQYRLPYEVVDFEIELMKDLGVKIVKGRSLSVQDITLQGLKEQGYEGVFIGIGLPQAKRIPIFQNLNEQMGFYTSKDFLPKVSAASKPGMCKCKSALPSLHGNVIVLGAGDTAFDCATSALRCGAKRVFVVFRKGFNNVRAVPEEMGLAIEEKCEFMPFLAPKEVIVKGDRISGIKFLRTEQLDDGSWIEDEEQEVRLKADWIISAFGSGLENADVKAAMEPLKFNRWELPEVDTRTMRSSLEWVFCGGDIAGVAETTVESVNDGKTAAWHMHQYIQGLHGSIVSSEPKLPKFYTPIDMVDISVEMCGLKFPNPFGLASAPPTTTSAMIRRGFEAGWGFALTKTFSLDKDIVTNVSPRIVRGTTSGHIYGPGQGSFLNIELISEKTAAYWCQSVTELKADFPNHILIASIMCSYNESDWTELARMAAAAGADALELNLSCPHGMGERGMGLACGQDPELVRNICRWVRAAVTIPFFAKLTPNVTSIVAIAKAAYEGQADGVTATNTVSGLMGVRSDGSAWPSIGKEQKTTYGGMSGNAIRPIALKAVSAIARALPGFPILATGGIDSADAALQFLQCGASVLQICSSVQNQDFTVVDDYITGLKTLLYLKSIDGLKGWDGQSPPTIRHQVGKPVAKVETVVDQHLPNFGPFMKEREKKLAEFKKADDLLADTYQPQPQRPPNAPARPIPAIRAIIAAAIDRIGTYGDLDNKQQVVAMIDEEMCINCGKCYMTCNDSGYQAIVFDPVTHLPKVNQDCTGCTLCLSVCPIIDCITMVPRKIPYIPKRGVALGADANRRLAVTQSQDF; encoded by the exons ATGGATAACCTCGGATTGAGTCGTGATGTGGCCGATATTGAG AACATTTTGGCGCTGAACCCGAAGATCAAACCCTTCGCCAGTTTAGTTCCGTCAGCCGAGACCAAGAAGATCAAGAAACACTGGAAACGAAATGAAGATAAAAACTGCCAG TCGTGCGGTCCACCGGATTTGTTCCAAAACTTTGATGATATCAAACACACGACGTTGAGCGAGCGCGCCGCTGTGCGTGAGGCGGCCAGATGCCTAAAATGCGCCGACGCCCCCTGCCAAAAGTCTTGCCCAACTCAGCTAGACGTCAAGAGTTTCATTGGTAGCATCTCCACCAAG AACTATTACGGAGCTGCTAAGGCTATTTTCTCTGATAATCCGCTCGGCCTGACGTGCGGAATGGTGTGCCCGACTAGCGACCTGTGCGTGGGTGGCTGCAATTTGTACGCGTCGGAAGAAGGGCCTATCAACATTGGAGGGTTACAGCAATTCGCCACGGAG ATGTTTAAGTTAATGAAAATTCCGCAAATCCACTCACCGGATCTTGCAATTGAAGATCTGGGTCCCGGATATCGATCGAAGATTGCCCTCCTAGGGTGTGGTCCTGCTTCAATCTCCTGTGCCACGTTTCTGGCCAGAATGGGTTATTCCGATTTGacgatttttgaaaagaatgaaagcATCGGCGGTCTCAG TTCCTCCGAAATACCCCAGTATCGCCTACCTTACGAGGTGGTCGATTTCGAAATCGAACTGATGAAAGATTTGGGAGTGAAAATCGTAAAGGGCAGATCGCTAAGCGTTCAAGACATCACATTGCAG GGCTTGAAAGAGCAAGGATACGAAGGAGTTTTTATTGGAATAGGTTTACCACAAGCTAAGAGGATCCCCATCTTTCAAAATTTGAACGAACAAATGGGTTTTTATACTTCAAAGGATTTCCTGCCCAAGGTTTCAGCCGCCAGCAAACCTG GAATGTGCAAGTGCAAATCTGCCCTACCATCTCTGCACGGTAACGTGATCGTCTTGGGAGCCGGAGACACGGCTTTCGATTGTGCTACTTCGGCTCTGCGTTGCGGTGCCAAAAGAGTTTTTGTCGTCTTCCGCAAAGGCTTTAACAATGTCCGCGCCGTGCCCGAAGAG ATGGGCTTGgccattgaagaaaaatgtgAGTTTATGCCTTTCTTGGCCCCAAAAGAAGTGATTGTCAAAGGTGATCGTATTTCTGGAATTAAATTCCTGCGTACAGAGCAGCTGGACGACGGATCGTGGATAGAAGATGAAGAGCAAGAAGTTCGTTTGAAAGCGGACTGGATTATTTCCGCGTTCGGTTCAGGATTAGAAAATGCGGACG TGAAAGCTGCAATGGAACCACTCAAGTTTAATCGTTGGGAATTGCCAGAAGTGGATACACGCACAATGCGATCGAGTCTAGAATGGGTGTTCTGCGGCGGAGACATCGCCGGCGTAGCCGAGACCACCGTCGAGTCTGTTAACGATGGAAAGACTGCCGCTTGGCACATGCACCAGTATATTCAG GGATTGCACGGATCGATCGTTTCATCAGAACCCAAATTGCCAAAGTTTTACACACCCATTGACATGGTTGATATAAGTGTGGAAATGTGCGGACTCAAATTTCCCAATCCTTTTGGACTCGCTTCGGCACCGCCCACCACCACGTCGGCCATGATCCGTCGAGGTTTTGAAGCCGGTTGGGGATTTGCCCTCACCAAAACATTTTCGCTGGATAAG GATATTGTAACGAACGTGTCCCCTCGTATCGTGAGAGGAACCACTTCTGGGCATATTTATGGACCCGGTCAGGGATCTTTCCTCAATATTGAATTGATTTCCGAGAAGACTGCTGCGTACTGGTGTCAAAGTGTCACCGAGCTCAAAGCCGACTTTCCTAATCAC ATTTTGATCGCTAGTATCATGTGCAGCTATAATGAAAGCGATTGGACAGAGCTTGCGCGCATGGCTGCCGCAGCCGGAGCTGATGCCCTCGAATTAAACTTATCGTGCCCGCACGGAATGGGAGAGCGTGGGATGGGCCTGGCGTGCGGACAG GATCCTGAGCTTGTACGTAACATTTGCCGATGGGTAAGAGCAGCCGTCACCATTCCGTTTTTCGCCAAATTGACACCCAACGTCACTTCAATAGTTGCCATCGCAAAAGCCGCTTACGAAGGGCAGGCTGATGGCGTGACAGCCACCAATACAGTGTCAG GACTAATGGGTGTGCGCAGTGACGGATCGGCTTGGCCATCGATCGGTAAGGAGCAGAAGACCACTTACGGAGGCATGTCGGGCAATGCCATCCGTCCCATCGCTTTGAAA GCTGTGTCAGCCATCGCTAGAGCTCTTCCCGGATTTCCGATTCTAGCAACGGGTGGTATCGATTCTGCGGATGCAGCTCTCCAGTTCCTCCAGTGCGGTGCCAGCGTTCTCCAG ATCTGTAGTTCCGTACAGAATCAAGACTTCACTGTCGTGGATGATTACATCACCGGACTTAAAACGCTGTTGTATCTCAAATCCATTGACGGACTTAAGGGATGGGATGGCCAGAGTCCACCAACCATTCGACACCAAGTCGGTAAACCGGTTGCCAAGGTGGAAACGGTGGTTGATCAG CACTTGCCGAATTTCGGACCTTTCATGAAGGAACGTGAGAAGAAATTGGCCGAATTTAAGAAAGCAGATGATCTGTTGGCTGATACATATCAACCGCAACCTCAGCGGCCACCGAACGCACCTGCGAGACCAATTCCCGCTATTCGTGCCATCATTGCTGCTGCTATTGACCGCATTGGAACCTATGGCGACCTTGATAATAAACAACAAGTCGTTGCCATGATTGatgag GAAATGTGTATCAACTGCGGTAAGTGTTACATGACGTGTAACGATTCCGGCTATCAAGCCATCGTTTTCGATCCAGTTACCCATCTACCGAAGGTTAATCAGGACTGTACGGGCTGCACGCTTTGTCTCTCCGTTTGCCCCATTATTGATTGTATCAC AATGGTGCCACGGAAAATCCCGTACATTCCCAAACGAGGAGTTGCTCTGGGTGCAGACGCCAACCGTCGTCTGGCGGTTACCCAATCACAGGATTTCTAG
- the LOC130695300 gene encoding cyclin-D-binding Myb-like transcription factor 1 isoform X1: MATESVQFNSETPTPEVSVQVLGGEQYLVNLDGEEYYENQVSNSEESTFTHEEMHKNHMSNIHSWTSTSQEKGHLKNQGQAWKQGVWNKEETQQLKQNILDYCDTYSIKDPCEIIFESGKEKRKNFYKTIAKGINRPLFAVYRRVVRMYDSKNHIGKYSTEELKKLQELRKEYGNDWQKIGLAMGRSAASIKDRCRHLKEDCNAGPWIAEEEDLLFEAVFAFTQCLPGENPVAGIPWIQVAHRVGSRSERQCRKKWLSYCSIKRTGAVEWNDEDELHLINRLTELDSDKEIAWADLTQSWPRSSVRSHQWLRAKWKRLKSSVKGSDNLSLKEICSQLNMRHNRVGTSMVNEENYQSSIARASGVLSVIEIVSSASINAPIGVNFSVGFGQPPVVLNSSCVTNIPMYLCTPNTAEGCSSILSRAERHDIEFANNVRQNAETGNDSVAVVHLDLDGGEEPAVTTDVMFSAGSSLCSHGSPLGFVDKSDQESEHSHASK; the protein is encoded by the exons ATGGCGACAGAGTCTGTCCAGTTTAATAGCGAGACGCCTACACCAGAAGTTTCAGTTCAAGTGCTAGGCGGAGAACAGTATTTGGTTAACTTAGATGGCGAAGAATATTACGAAAATCAAGTTTCGAACAGTGAG GAATCCACATTCACACATGAAGAGATGCACAAAAATCATATGTCAAACATTCACAGCTGGACATCAACTTCTCAAGAAAAAGGGCACTTGAAGAATCAAGGGCAAGCTTGGAAACAAGGAGTttggaacaaagaagaaacccAACAACTTAAGCAAAATATACTGGATTATTGTGAT ACTTACTCAATAAAAGACCCATgtgaaataatttttgaatctggaaaagaaaagcgaaaaaatttctataaaactattgCAAAAGGAATCAACAGACCATTGTTTGCTGTTTATCGAAGAGTGGTGAG GATGTATGATTCAAAGAATCATATAGGAAAATACAGCACGGAAGAATTAAAAAAGCTGCAAGAACTTAGGAAGGAATATGGGAATGACTGGCAAAAAATAGGTTTAGCAATGGGACGTTCTGCAGCATCCATCAAAGATAGATGCCGTCACCTTAAAGAAGATTGCAACGCGG GGCCTTGGATagcggaagaagaagatcttCTGTTCGAAGCTGTTTTTGCCTTTACCCAATGTCTACCGGGCGAAAATCCGGTAGCTGGTATACCTTGGATTCAAGTTGCTCATCGTGTAGGAAGCCGTAGTGAACGACAGTGCAGGAAAAAGTGGCTAAGCTATTGCAGCATAAAACGAACTGGAGCTGTAGAATGGAACGACGAAGACGAACTTCATCTAATAAACAG GTTAACTGAGCTGGACAGTGATAAGGAGATTGCTTGGGCCGACCTGACACAATCCTGGCCGCGGTCTTCCGTTCGATCCCATCAATGGTTGAGAGCTAAATGGAAAAGGCTAAAGAGCTCGGTGAAAGGCAGTGACAACCTAAGTTTAAAAG aaatttGCAGTCAGTTGAACATGAGACACAATCGTGTCGGAACCTCAATGGTAAACGAAGAAAATTATCAGTCCAGTATTGCACGTGCTAGCGGAGTTCTCAGTGTAATTGAAATTGTTTCATCTGCGTCAATCAATGCACCTATCGGTGTAAATTTCAGCGTGGGATTTGGACAACCGCCAGTCGTTCTCAATTCATCCT GCGTAACCAACATTCCGATGTACCTCTGTACGCCCAATACGGCGGAGGGCTGTTCAAGTATTTTGTCAAGGGCCGAACGACACGATATTGAATTCGCCAATAACGTAAGACAGAACGCTGAAACAGGCAATGACAGCGTGGCTGTAGTTCATTTGGATTTGGATGGAGGAGAAGAACCGGCCGTCACAACGGACGTGATGTTTAGTG CAGGTAGTTCTCTCTGCTCACACGGAAGCCCGCTAGGGTTCGTGGACAAAAGCGATCAAGAATCGGAACATTCTCACGCAAGCAAATGA
- the LOC130695311 gene encoding glycoprotein-N-acetylgalactosamine 3-beta-galactosyltransferase 1-like, with the protein MAGIKKNFNCGKLWHYIRSSKGILAGLVLGFLATQLLAPSSLYESFESELRRQPTLLQTKTSKPQMRHCRILCWITTSPKTHSRAQLIKETWGRRCDKLLFVSSAQDDRLPDAVVLPMNDTYENLWGKTKEALKYLYHHHLDDAEWFYKADDDTYAVLENMRYLLSSFNSSAAIHLGFKYKNPNVQQGFMSGGSGYVLSKEAIRRFVEIALPKMNSSDSSSNTRGSLCVSGPKGHEDVNLGSCLENVNVTAGDSRDENKLERFLPLSLNSMIKFPTDTFLQQWAFYPIRQGMECCSPYAVSFHYVKEYELKVYEYLIYGLRIHNYIEP; encoded by the exons ATGgcagggataaaaaaaaattttaattgcgGGAAGCTGTGGCATTACATTCGATCTTCGAAAGGAATTCTTGCCGGTTTGGTACTAGGCTTTTTGGCCACTCAGCTTTTAGCACCATCTTCTTTATATGAATCTTTCGAAAGTGAACTTCGTCGACAGCCAACACTTTTGCAGACGAAAACTTCGAAGCCTCAAATGAGACATTGTCGCATTCTCTGCTGGATTACTACTTCCCCCAAAACCCACTCCAGAGCACAGCTAATCAAGGAGACTTGGGGAAGACGATGCGACAAGTTATTGTTCGTGAGTTCCGCGCAAG ATGATAGGTTGCCGGACGCTGTCGTTTTACCGATGAACGACACGTACGAAAATCTGTGGGGAAAGACTAAAGAAGCTCTCAAGTATCTTTACCACCATCACTTGGATGACGCTGAATGGTTCTACAAAGCAGATGACGATAC GTATGCTGTGTTGGAAAATATGCGCTATTTGCTTTCGTCTTTCAACTCTTCTGCAGCTATTCATCTCGGCTTCAAATACAAAAATCCTAATGTTCAACAAGGATTCATGTCTGGCGGTTCAGGATATGTTTTGAGCAAAGAAGCTATCCGGCGATTTGTTGAAATTGCTCTGCCAAAAATGAACTCGTCAGACAGTAGCAGCAATACCAGAGGCAGCTTGTGCGTTTCCGGCCCCAAAGGACACGAAGATGTCAATTTGG gAAGCTGCTTAGAAAACGTAAACGTGACAGCTGGTGATTCTCGGGATGAAAACAAGTTAGAACGCTTCTTGCCTTTAAGTTTGAATAGTATGATAAAGTTCCCTACTGACACATTCTTGCAACAGTGGGCGTTCTATCCCATTAGACAA GGTATGGAGTGTTGTTCACCTTACGCAGTTTCTTTCCACTATGTCAAAGAGTATGAGCTTAAGGTCTATGAGTACCTAATCTATGGCCTCCGTATTCACAACTACATTGAACCTTGA
- the LOC130695318 gene encoding charged multivesicular body protein 6-A-like, with amino-acid sequence MGNIFSTKKKTRVTEQDKAVLQLKQQRDKLKQYQKKILTVIEKDKELARKLLKEDKRERAKLLLKKKRYQEQLVDKTDKQLDTVEQLVHDLEFAQVEMQVLNSLKIGNESLKEVNKLFSIEDIEKIMDETREGIEKQKEIDEILAGALTTEDEDAVDMEFEEILRQSLPDVPKISDVDTSEIELPSVPTEEPKPKKEKIGRDPEPLAA; translated from the exons ATGGGAAACATTTTTAGCACCAAAAAAAAGACCAGGGTTACCGAACAGGATAAAGCAGTATTA CAACTCAAACAACAAAGGGATAAGCTGAAGCAGTATCAGAAGAAAATTCTGACAGTTATTGAGAAAGATAAAGAACTTGCAAGAAAACTTCttaaagaagacaaaagaga ACGAGCAAAATTAttgctaaaaaagaaaagatatcaAGAACAGCTAGTGGACAAAACAGACAAGCAGTTGGACACAGTTGAACAACTAGTTCATGATCTTGAATTTGCTCAAGTTGAGATGCAG GTTTTGAATAGTCTAAAGATTGGCAATGAATCTCTAAAGGAAGTCAACAAGCTATTTTCCATTGaggatattgaaaaaattatgGATGAGACGCGAGAAGGAATCGAAAAACAGAAG GAAATCGATGAAATCTTAGCAGGGGCATTGACAACTGAAGATGAAGATGCTGTAGACATggaatttgaagaaatacTTAGACAAAGTCTACCTGATGTACCTAAAATTTCCGATGTTGATACATCCGAAATTGAACTGCCTTCCGTTCCGACAGAGGAGCCCAAacccaagaaagaaaaaatcggtCGAGATCCAGAACCATTAGCAGCCTGA
- the LOC130695315 gene encoding uncharacterized protein LOC130695315: MAWHTKFHCAAVLLALTVFLATTKSEPSCANGSSYVADCLHTYLERDFPSIEAIVFPKKRGNQKDKVLLLDGPELEDQCHRIGEVVECLEDLQPECYYYNEFFPFRHLVASLRKSINWVCTPEHLRGRFRTLLNAFNCLETARQQAGSQDQACFHPNIPANIWQRIVRLQSGTEVCKALASHMNCTHGYTTSCPVEAQVVYKELNQLFLNAWCTPSQIYASRAESPFSSCTLSLIIALALISVQSYFA, encoded by the exons ATGGCGTGGCACACGAAATTTCACTGTGCAGCGGTACTTCTAGCGTTAACAG TTTTCTTAGCAACAACGAAATCCGAGCCTTCGTGCGCAAACGGTTCCAGCTATGTAGCTGACTGCCTCCACACCTACCTAGAAAGAGATTTTCCTTCTATCGAAGCCATAGTCTTTCCCAAAAAACGAGG CAATCAAAAGGATAAAGTGTTACTACTAGACGGGCCCGAACTTGAAGATCAATGCCA TCGCATTGGAGAAGTTGTAGAATGTTTGGAAGATCTTCAACCTGAATGCTATTATTACAACGAATTTTTCCCATTCCGGCATTTGGTAGCATCACTTCGTAAATCCATCAACTGGGTGTGTACGCCGGAACACCTTCGCGGTCGATTTCGAA CATTGCTCAATGCCTTCAACTGCTTGGAGACTGCTCGTCAGCAAGCCGGCTCTCAAGACCAGGCTTGTTTCCATCCTAACATTCCAGCGAATATATG GCAACGAATCGTTAGACTTCAAAGTGGGACAGAAGTCTGCAA GGCGTTGGCCAGCCATATGAACTGCACCCACGGTTACACCACCAGCTGTCCCGTTGAAGCGCAAGTCGTTTATAAAGAGTTAAATCAGTTATTTTTGAATGCATGGTGTACACCATCCCAGATCTATGCAAGTCGGGCAGAATCACCTTTTTCCTCTTGCACTCTCTCTTTAATCATAGCTTTGGCACTTATCAGTGTGCAAAGCTATTTCGCATAA
- the LOC130695300 gene encoding cyclin-D-binding Myb-like transcription factor 1 isoform X2, with protein sequence MATESVQFNSETPTPEVSVQVLGGEQYLVNLDGEEYYENQVSNSEESTFTHEEMHKNHMSNIHSWTSTSQEKGHLKNQGQAWKQGVWNKEETQQLKQNILDYCDTYSIKDPCEIIFESGKEKRKNFYKTIAKGINRPLFAVYRRVVRMYDSKNHIGKYSTEELKKLQELRKEYGNDWQKIGLAMGRSAASIKDRCRHLKEDCNAGPWIAEEEDLLFEAVFAFTQCLPGENPVAGIPWIQVAHRVGSRSERQCRKKWLSYCSIKRTGAVEWNDEDELHLINRLTELDSDKEIAWADLTQSWPRSSVRSHQWLRAKWKRLKSSVKGSDNLSLKEICSQLNMRHNRVGTSMVNEENYQSSIARASGVLSVIEIVSSASINAPIGVNFSVGFGQPPVVLNSSCVTNIPMYLCTPNTAEGCSSILSRAERHDIEFANNVRQNAETGNDSVAVVHLDLDGGEEPAVTTDVMFSGSSLCSHGSPLGFVDKSDQESEHSHASK encoded by the exons ATGGCGACAGAGTCTGTCCAGTTTAATAGCGAGACGCCTACACCAGAAGTTTCAGTTCAAGTGCTAGGCGGAGAACAGTATTTGGTTAACTTAGATGGCGAAGAATATTACGAAAATCAAGTTTCGAACAGTGAG GAATCCACATTCACACATGAAGAGATGCACAAAAATCATATGTCAAACATTCACAGCTGGACATCAACTTCTCAAGAAAAAGGGCACTTGAAGAATCAAGGGCAAGCTTGGAAACAAGGAGTttggaacaaagaagaaacccAACAACTTAAGCAAAATATACTGGATTATTGTGAT ACTTACTCAATAAAAGACCCATgtgaaataatttttgaatctggaaaagaaaagcgaaaaaatttctataaaactattgCAAAAGGAATCAACAGACCATTGTTTGCTGTTTATCGAAGAGTGGTGAG GATGTATGATTCAAAGAATCATATAGGAAAATACAGCACGGAAGAATTAAAAAAGCTGCAAGAACTTAGGAAGGAATATGGGAATGACTGGCAAAAAATAGGTTTAGCAATGGGACGTTCTGCAGCATCCATCAAAGATAGATGCCGTCACCTTAAAGAAGATTGCAACGCGG GGCCTTGGATagcggaagaagaagatcttCTGTTCGAAGCTGTTTTTGCCTTTACCCAATGTCTACCGGGCGAAAATCCGGTAGCTGGTATACCTTGGATTCAAGTTGCTCATCGTGTAGGAAGCCGTAGTGAACGACAGTGCAGGAAAAAGTGGCTAAGCTATTGCAGCATAAAACGAACTGGAGCTGTAGAATGGAACGACGAAGACGAACTTCATCTAATAAACAG GTTAACTGAGCTGGACAGTGATAAGGAGATTGCTTGGGCCGACCTGACACAATCCTGGCCGCGGTCTTCCGTTCGATCCCATCAATGGTTGAGAGCTAAATGGAAAAGGCTAAAGAGCTCGGTGAAAGGCAGTGACAACCTAAGTTTAAAAG aaatttGCAGTCAGTTGAACATGAGACACAATCGTGTCGGAACCTCAATGGTAAACGAAGAAAATTATCAGTCCAGTATTGCACGTGCTAGCGGAGTTCTCAGTGTAATTGAAATTGTTTCATCTGCGTCAATCAATGCACCTATCGGTGTAAATTTCAGCGTGGGATTTGGACAACCGCCAGTCGTTCTCAATTCATCCT GCGTAACCAACATTCCGATGTACCTCTGTACGCCCAATACGGCGGAGGGCTGTTCAAGTATTTTGTCAAGGGCCGAACGACACGATATTGAATTCGCCAATAACGTAAGACAGAACGCTGAAACAGGCAATGACAGCGTGGCTGTAGTTCATTTGGATTTGGATGGAGGAGAAGAACCGGCCGTCACAACGGACGTGATGTTTAGTG GTAGTTCTCTCTGCTCACACGGAAGCCCGCTAGGGTTCGTGGACAAAAGCGATCAAGAATCGGAACATTCTCACGCAAGCAAATGA